One segment of Streptomyces sp. YIM 121038 DNA contains the following:
- a CDS encoding radical SAM protein, which produces MSSVCLVIPSNPFDRYFIQLPLDAVTAAGQLRAAGHSVTIWDQRLQDAPADAGPFDVMVVYSAIADRAQCYPLDLGPVRAAVERAVARFPTARTVAVGPHGTQLPESTRADLAVDHVAVGETDSATVGAVADLLAGVEDRILCDRSTPHNLLDSPAPRPKPYPAVPLDSFAFPAFDLVPTADYTAEVISGGLPLPGPCGMVLAARGCTYGCTYCHLPFGTRMRTQPLDRVVAEIDAQQEAGLKFVFFLDYVFGINRTFYGDLCQRLEGRDLGWVGQTRAEMVLKSDVTQWARAGCQGMWLGAESPAVADTGVHKRVTEEQIKQAVLKLRDAGIVPFAFVLMGLPGDEACISGRLVDWAADLPAWFGINQLFLRPGTTLYDQLAPAHNGGRTPTTWREVEEVTRHYRATYPTDLDAQQQRLTELPNFLGNSIVPTAG; this is translated from the coding sequence ATGAGCAGCGTCTGCCTCGTCATCCCCAGCAACCCCTTCGACCGGTACTTCATCCAACTCCCCCTGGACGCGGTGACCGCCGCCGGTCAACTGCGGGCCGCGGGCCACTCCGTGACCATCTGGGACCAGCGCCTCCAGGACGCCCCGGCCGACGCGGGCCCGTTCGACGTCATGGTCGTCTACAGCGCCATCGCGGACCGGGCCCAGTGCTACCCCTTGGACCTCGGCCCGGTGCGGGCGGCCGTGGAGCGGGCCGTCGCCCGCTTCCCCACGGCCCGTACGGTCGCGGTCGGCCCGCACGGCACCCAGCTGCCCGAGTCCACCCGCGCCGACCTGGCCGTGGACCACGTGGCCGTCGGCGAGACCGACTCGGCGACCGTCGGCGCCGTCGCCGACCTGCTCGCGGGCGTCGAGGACCGGATCCTGTGCGACCGGAGCACGCCGCACAACCTGCTCGACTCCCCGGCCCCGCGCCCGAAGCCCTACCCGGCCGTCCCGCTGGACTCCTTCGCCTTCCCCGCCTTCGACCTGGTGCCCACCGCCGACTACACCGCCGAGGTCATCTCCGGCGGCCTGCCGCTGCCCGGCCCGTGCGGAATGGTCCTGGCCGCCCGTGGCTGCACGTACGGCTGCACCTACTGCCACCTGCCGTTCGGCACCCGCATGCGCACCCAGCCCCTGGACCGGGTGGTCGCGGAGATCGACGCCCAGCAGGAAGCCGGCCTCAAGTTCGTGTTCTTCCTGGACTACGTGTTCGGCATCAACCGCACCTTCTACGGCGACCTGTGCCAACGCCTCGAAGGCCGCGACCTGGGCTGGGTGGGACAGACCCGGGCGGAGATGGTGCTCAAGAGCGATGTGACGCAGTGGGCGCGGGCGGGCTGCCAGGGCATGTGGCTGGGCGCCGAGTCGCCCGCGGTCGCCGACACCGGCGTGCACAAGCGGGTCACCGAGGAGCAGATCAAGCAGGCCGTCCTGAAGCTGCGCGACGCGGGCATCGTGCCGTTCGCGTTCGTCCTGATGGGTCTGCCGGGCGACGAGGCGTGCATCTCGGGCCGCCTCGTCGACTGGGCCGCCGACCTGCCCGCCTGGTTCGGCATCAACCAGCTCTTCCTGCGGCCCGGCACCACGCTGTACGACCAGCTCGCGCCCGCCCACAACGGCGGCCGGACACCGACGACCTGGCGCGAGGTGGAAGAGGTCACCCGGCACTACCGCGCCACCTACCCGACCGACCTGGACGCCCAGCAGCAGCGCCTGACCGAGCTGCCGAACTTCCTGGGCAACTCCATCGTCCCGACGGCGGGGTGA
- a CDS encoding Gfo/Idh/MocA family oxidoreductase, protein MLRFGIIGCGVLGSFLGRLLTHEREGLPGAARLMAVAGRDPQRTKDTAAALRCDPLTVTDLLDRPDIDAVVVCTPSGTHADVGVRALHAGKHVLVEKPVDVTLDAADRLLDAARDSGLTLGVVSQHRFDPAVRLVKSAVDEGRFGKLTSLVVELPWWREQSYYASGSWRGTPDLDGGGALMNQAVHLVDLAQHLAGPVAEVAAHTGLLAHHDIDVEDVASASLRFAGGALGVLLATTAAYPGRTSRLAVHGDRGSAVIDNDELVYFHAAREGERAAAYGAFGAGNQVADVLPPRRAEPPRDRAGLLYQPHRDQLADFCAAVREGRPPLADGDGARRALEVVTAVYASARAGAPVRTGRPAPPSSSPAPEGTSP, encoded by the coding sequence ATGCTCCGCTTCGGCATCATCGGCTGCGGTGTGCTCGGCTCGTTCCTGGGCCGACTGCTCACCCACGAGCGGGAGGGCCTGCCCGGCGCCGCCCGCCTGATGGCGGTGGCCGGTCGTGACCCGCAGCGCACCAAGGACACGGCCGCGGCCCTGCGCTGTGATCCGCTGACCGTCACCGACCTCCTGGACAGGCCCGACATCGACGCCGTGGTGGTCTGCACGCCGAGCGGCACGCACGCCGACGTGGGCGTACGGGCCCTGCACGCGGGCAAGCACGTCCTCGTGGAGAAGCCGGTCGACGTCACGCTCGACGCCGCCGACCGGCTGCTCGACGCGGCACGGGACAGCGGCCTGACCCTGGGGGTCGTCTCCCAGCACCGCTTCGACCCGGCCGTCCGCCTCGTCAAGTCCGCCGTGGACGAGGGCCGGTTCGGGAAGCTGACCTCCCTCGTCGTCGAGCTGCCGTGGTGGCGCGAGCAGTCGTACTACGCCTCCGGCTCCTGGCGCGGCACCCCGGACCTGGACGGCGGCGGCGCCCTGATGAACCAGGCGGTGCACCTGGTGGACCTGGCTCAGCACCTGGCAGGACCGGTCGCGGAGGTCGCCGCGCACACCGGCCTCCTCGCCCACCACGACATCGATGTCGAGGACGTGGCGAGCGCCAGCCTGCGCTTCGCCGGGGGCGCCCTGGGGGTGCTGCTCGCCACCACGGCCGCCTATCCGGGGCGCACCTCGCGCCTCGCGGTGCACGGGGACCGCGGCAGCGCGGTCATCGACAACGACGAGCTGGTCTACTTCCACGCGGCCCGCGAGGGCGAACGGGCCGCCGCCTACGGCGCGTTCGGGGCGGGCAACCAGGTCGCCGACGTCCTGCCGCCGCGGCGGGCCGAGCCGCCGCGCGACCGGGCCGGGCTGCTCTACCAGCCGCACCGCGACCAGCTCGCCGACTTCTGCGCCGCCGTGCGCGAGGGCCGTCCGCCGCTGGCCGACGGGGACGGCGCCCGCCGTGCCCTGGAGGTGGTCACGGCCGTCTACGCCTCGGCCCGCGCGGGAGCCCCCGTACGCACCGGGCGCCCCGCCCCGCCCAGCAGTTCACCCGCCCCCGAAGGGACCTCGCCGTGA
- a CDS encoding methyltransferase, which yields MTDPTTPGPTTPDPAGPDSPHAIIDLAVAFWKSKVLLSAVELKVFAALAEHPSTGQELSARLGITGRGGADFLDALVSMGLLERRDGVYHNSPLADRHLDPAKPATDISGYLEFLNAGFPCWAGLTEGLRTGGRLDFTRALAASGNSEGSGEAAPTEPALVEADADSDTFGEAFAAPDQVTGFLRAMTGYSMGANHALAETHDWRNVRTVVDVGCAEGSLLAQILTRHEHVEGIGFDLPVVEEGFTAHTKQLGIADRVRFEGGDFFTGPLPTADVLVMGHVLHDWDLGIKKMLIRKAYEALPEGGSLLIYESLIDDDRRDRTTGLLISLNVSLVSAGGLGYTGADCRSWLEEAGFTATSVRHLDGPEYLVVGTKTAT from the coding sequence ATGACCGACCCCACCACGCCCGGGCCCACCACCCCCGACCCCGCCGGGCCCGATTCTCCGCACGCCATCATCGATCTCGCCGTAGCGTTCTGGAAGTCCAAGGTCCTGCTGAGCGCCGTGGAGCTGAAGGTCTTCGCCGCCCTGGCCGAACACCCTTCGACGGGCCAGGAGTTGTCCGCCCGTCTCGGCATCACCGGGCGCGGCGGCGCCGACTTCCTCGACGCCTTGGTCTCGATGGGCCTGCTGGAGCGGCGGGACGGCGTGTACCACAACTCCCCGCTCGCCGACCGGCACCTGGACCCGGCCAAGCCCGCCACCGACATCTCGGGCTACCTGGAGTTCCTCAACGCGGGCTTCCCGTGCTGGGCCGGTCTCACGGAGGGGCTGCGGACGGGCGGGCGGCTCGACTTCACCCGCGCCCTGGCCGCGTCCGGCAACTCCGAGGGTTCCGGTGAGGCGGCGCCGACCGAGCCCGCCCTCGTCGAGGCCGACGCCGACAGCGACACCTTCGGCGAGGCCTTCGCCGCGCCGGACCAGGTCACCGGCTTCCTCCGGGCGATGACCGGCTACAGCATGGGCGCCAACCACGCGCTCGCCGAGACCCACGACTGGCGGAACGTGCGCACGGTCGTGGACGTGGGCTGCGCCGAGGGGTCCCTCCTGGCCCAGATCCTCACCCGGCACGAGCACGTCGAGGGCATCGGCTTCGACCTTCCCGTGGTCGAGGAGGGGTTCACGGCGCACACCAAGCAGCTGGGCATCGCCGACCGGGTGCGCTTCGAGGGCGGCGACTTCTTCACCGGCCCGCTGCCCACGGCCGACGTCCTCGTGATGGGACACGTCCTGCACGACTGGGACCTGGGCATCAAGAAGATGCTGATCCGCAAGGCGTACGAGGCACTCCCCGAGGGCGGTTCGCTGCTCATCTACGAGTCCCTCATCGACGACGACCGCAGGGACCGCACCACCGGCCTGCTGATCAGCCTGAACGTGTCGCTGGTCTCCGCCGGGGGCCTGGGCTACACGGGGGCCGACTGCCGGTCCTGGCTGGAGGAGGCCGGTTTCACCGCGACCTCCGTACGCCATCTCGACGGCCCGGAGTACCTCGTCGTCGGCACCAAGACCGCCACGTGA
- a CDS encoding methyltransferase, with translation MTETAASAPPASRSARTVERPATDAERKAALAGLFDRSAPTYERVGVNHFADLGQRLVALADVLPGDRLLDIGCGTGAVLVPAARATGSTGSAVGVDLSAGMVARSRAALREADLKHAHAVVADAETIDWSPQEGVAPPANGSLDVVFAGISLFFLPHPRQAVARYRELLGPGGRLALSWWGRPDPRWDPVFAASAPYGRGGSSHALPEDSPFRSVEALHAVLEEAGYATAETVEQSCVTRFRGAHQWWDWVWSTAGRMFWEGVPAESRERAEAAVNAELDRLRAPDGSLTTTSTVRFTVARAQRAPDTGAMR, from the coding sequence GTGACCGAGACCGCCGCCTCCGCCCCGCCCGCCTCCCGCTCGGCCCGGACCGTCGAGCGGCCCGCCACCGACGCCGAGCGCAAGGCCGCGCTCGCCGGGCTCTTCGACCGCAGCGCCCCCACCTACGAGCGGGTCGGCGTCAACCACTTCGCCGACCTCGGCCAACGACTCGTCGCCCTCGCGGACGTGCTGCCCGGCGACCGGCTCCTCGACATCGGCTGCGGCACCGGCGCCGTCCTCGTCCCCGCGGCCCGGGCCACCGGCAGCACCGGCAGCGCGGTCGGCGTCGACCTGTCGGCGGGCATGGTCGCGCGCTCCCGTGCGGCGCTGCGCGAGGCGGACCTCAAGCACGCCCACGCCGTGGTCGCGGACGCCGAGACGATCGACTGGAGCCCCCAGGAAGGCGTGGCCCCGCCCGCGAACGGCTCGCTGGACGTCGTCTTCGCCGGCATCTCCCTGTTCTTCCTGCCCCATCCGCGCCAAGCCGTGGCCCGCTACCGGGAGTTGCTCGGTCCCGGCGGTCGGCTCGCCCTGTCCTGGTGGGGGCGGCCCGACCCCCGCTGGGATCCGGTCTTCGCGGCCAGCGCTCCCTACGGGCGCGGCGGTTCCTCGCACGCCCTGCCCGAGGACAGCCCCTTCCGTTCCGTGGAGGCGCTGCACGCGGTGCTGGAGGAGGCCGGTTACGCCACGGCGGAGACCGTCGAGCAGTCGTGCGTGACCCGCTTCCGGGGGGCGCACCAGTGGTGGGACTGGGTCTGGTCCACCGCCGGGCGGATGTTCTGGGAGGGCGTGCCCGCGGAGTCGCGCGAGCGGGCCGAGGCGGCGGTCAACGCCGAGCTCGACCGGCTGCGGGCCCCCGACGGAAGCCTCACCACCACCTCGACGGTGCGCTTCACCGTCGCGCGGGCGCAGCGGGCGCCGGACACGGGGGCGATGCGGTGA
- a CDS encoding helix-turn-helix transcriptional regulator: protein MFVGREREQHELARVATALTEGHSGSLVVRGPAGIGKSALLQHLRHALKPEATVLTAIGVESETELSFAALHQLLLPLLPDVDRLPPPQGAALRAAFGLQSAPADRFLVALAALTLLSEASQSGPVLLLIDDAQWLDTSSTDALLFVARRLGEEAVGIVFAVREGSRPFSAPGLPELRVGPLDTAAARALLTHHLPEAAPAIRDRLLREADGNPLALAELPRALSRPQLDGAAVLPEELPLTERLQRLYRHRVNGLLTRPGNALVLAATEGDGDLAVVLRAAEDTDRAMDELGAAESAGLLDLDQQRLRFRHPLVRSAFYQGTPLSGRRAAHIALAEALDPGDDRHVWHRAAAAMGPDAQVCHLLAELADRVRGSGGVATATKALRRAADLAPSNGLRARLLIDAADCAWTAAEAGQAHALLTEAEPLADQPALRARLMQVRGAIAHASSDPSRACATLLEGAALVQDTDPHLARESLAMAARSAWVADDPGRLAHIAGVLDELAAADTTAVAGTTAAAEAAGAEAAAARGARDAFGCHLRYLSGLAADSTTAPTPASADGDGCGGDGGDGGGDGDGGCGGDGGDGGDGDGGCGGDGDGGDGDGGGGADVRGARIPETWLDPDDPHPWVWPPTFLPHLLNATLPWRDDLERAVDTLRRHGAIGALPMSLAPLVALQLVTGPWPDATANGSEALTLARETGQLGAASHLRAMLAWMAAAQGDSARCLRLARESLDVAVPRRIASAVTLAHWALGLNGLAERRPAHAAQVLGEVCAPGGSAEHFMLRRLVLPDYVEATTRAGQHQRAEKAMRRLGGPQAHDGPHLLAARLRCQALLAQGDRAEELFTAALDKADTSPFETGRTRLLYGERLRRDRRIKLAREQLRLAEIQLRRIGARPWAQLARMELAAAGDRSAQAAAPARTSDHPTLTAREQQVVRLAAQGLSNGEIGARLFLSPRTVGYHLYKAFPKLGVASRAQLLGMAFDEGR, encoded by the coding sequence ATGTTCGTGGGTCGGGAGCGGGAACAGCACGAACTTGCGCGCGTCGCCACCGCGTTGACCGAGGGGCACAGCGGGTCCCTCGTCGTACGCGGGCCGGCCGGGATCGGCAAGAGCGCGCTGCTGCAGCACCTGCGGCACGCCTTGAAGCCGGAGGCGACGGTACTGACCGCGATCGGCGTCGAGAGCGAGACCGAGCTCTCCTTCGCCGCCCTGCACCAGCTCCTGTTGCCCCTGCTCCCCGACGTGGACCGGCTTCCGCCGCCCCAGGGTGCCGCCCTGCGTGCGGCCTTCGGCCTCCAGAGCGCCCCCGCCGACCGGTTCCTGGTCGCCCTCGCCGCGCTGACCCTCCTGTCCGAGGCCTCCCAGAGCGGCCCGGTGCTCCTCCTGATCGACGACGCCCAATGGCTCGACACCTCTTCCACGGACGCCCTGTTGTTCGTCGCCCGCCGCCTGGGCGAGGAGGCCGTGGGGATCGTCTTCGCCGTACGCGAAGGCTCCCGCCCCTTTTCCGCGCCGGGCCTGCCCGAACTGCGCGTGGGCCCCCTGGACACGGCCGCCGCCCGCGCCCTGCTCACCCACCACCTGCCGGAAGCCGCCCCCGCCATCCGCGACCGGCTCCTGCGCGAGGCCGACGGCAACCCCCTCGCCCTGGCGGAGCTGCCGCGTGCCCTCAGCCGCCCCCAGCTCGACGGCGCCGCGGTCCTGCCCGAGGAGCTCCCGCTCACCGAACGCCTGCAGCGCCTCTACCGGCACCGCGTCAACGGCCTCCTCACCCGCCCCGGCAACGCCCTCGTCCTCGCCGCGACCGAGGGCGACGGTGACCTGGCCGTCGTCCTGCGCGCCGCCGAGGACACCGACCGGGCCATGGACGAACTGGGCGCCGCGGAGAGCGCCGGACTGCTCGACCTCGACCAGCAGCGCCTGCGCTTCCGCCACCCCCTGGTCCGCTCCGCCTTCTACCAGGGCACCCCCCTCAGCGGCCGCCGCGCCGCCCACATCGCCCTGGCCGAGGCCCTCGACCCCGGCGACGACCGCCACGTCTGGCACCGGGCCGCGGCCGCGATGGGCCCCGACGCACAGGTCTGCCACCTCCTCGCCGAACTCGCCGACCGGGTGCGGGGCAGCGGCGGCGTCGCCACCGCAACCAAGGCGCTGCGCCGCGCCGCCGACCTGGCGCCGTCCAACGGCCTGCGGGCCCGTCTGCTGATCGACGCCGCCGACTGCGCCTGGACCGCCGCCGAGGCCGGCCAGGCCCACGCCCTGCTCACCGAGGCCGAGCCGCTGGCCGACCAACCCGCCCTGCGCGCCCGCCTCATGCAGGTGCGAGGCGCCATCGCGCACGCCTCCAGCGACCCGTCAAGGGCCTGCGCGACCCTCCTCGAAGGCGCCGCGCTGGTCCAGGACACCGACCCGCACCTCGCCCGCGAGTCCCTGGCCATGGCCGCCCGCTCGGCGTGGGTCGCGGACGATCCCGGGCGCCTGGCGCACATCGCGGGCGTCCTGGACGAGCTGGCCGCGGCGGACACGACGGCTGTGGCGGGCACGACGGCCGCGGCGGAGGCGGCAGGGGCGGAGGCCGCCGCGGCACGCGGTGCCCGCGACGCCTTCGGCTGCCACCTGCGCTACCTCAGCGGTCTCGCCGCCGATTCCACCACCGCGCCCACGCCCGCGAGTGCGGACGGTGACGGCTGTGGCGGTGACGGCGGTGACGGCGGCGGTGATGGTGACGGCGGCTGTGGCGGTGACGGCGGTGACGGCGGTGACGGCGACGGTGGCTGTGGCGGTGACGGCGACGGCGGTGACGGTGACGGCGGCGGTGGCGCTGACGTACGCGGCGCCCGCATCCCCGAGACCTGGCTCGACCCCGACGACCCCCACCCCTGGGTATGGCCTCCGACGTTCCTGCCCCACCTCCTGAACGCCACCCTGCCCTGGCGCGACGACCTGGAGCGGGCCGTGGACACCCTGCGCCGCCACGGCGCGATCGGCGCCCTGCCCATGTCCCTGGCCCCGCTCGTCGCCCTCCAACTGGTGACCGGGCCCTGGCCCGACGCCACCGCCAACGGCAGCGAGGCGCTCACCCTCGCGCGGGAGACCGGCCAGCTCGGCGCCGCGAGCCATCTGCGCGCCATGCTCGCCTGGATGGCCGCAGCCCAGGGCGACAGCGCCCGCTGCCTGCGCCTGGCCCGGGAGTCCCTCGACGTCGCCGTGCCGCGCCGCATCGCCAGCGCGGTCACGCTCGCCCACTGGGCGCTCGGCCTCAACGGCCTGGCCGAGCGCCGCCCCGCACACGCCGCGCAGGTCCTCGGTGAGGTCTGTGCGCCGGGCGGCTCGGCCGAACACTTCATGCTGCGCCGCCTGGTCCTGCCCGACTACGTGGAGGCCACCACCCGGGCGGGCCAGCACCAGCGCGCGGAGAAGGCGATGCGCCGCCTGGGCGGCCCACAGGCGCACGACGGACCGCACCTGCTCGCGGCCCGGCTGCGCTGCCAGGCCCTGCTCGCCCAGGGCGACCGCGCCGAGGAGCTGTTCACCGCCGCCCTCGACAAGGCCGACACCTCACCCTTCGAGACGGGCCGCACCCGCCTCCTGTACGGCGAACGCCTGCGCCGCGACCGCCGCATCAAGCTCGCCCGCGAACAACTGCGCCTCGCCGAGATCCAGTTACGCCGGATCGGTGCCCGGCCCTGGGCCCAGCTGGCCCGTATGGAACTGGCCGCGGCGGGCGACCGCTCCGCCCAGGCGGCCGCCCCCGCCAGAACCTCCGACCACCCCACCCTCACCGCGCGCGAACAGCAGGTCGTACGCCTGGCGGCCCAAGGCCTGAGCAACGGAGAGATCGGCGCCCGTCTCTTCCTCAGCCCCCGCACCGTCGGCTACCACCTCTACAAGGCCTTCCCCAAGCTCGGTGTGGCCTCCCGGGCCCAGCTCCTGGGCATGGCCTTCGACGAGGGAAGGTGA
- a CDS encoding Gfo/Idh/MocA family oxidoreductase, with translation MSGRTHVCVVGYGVAGQLHHRLLSGLGVRVSVVDPAAHRLSPSLPAFTRIEDVPRRTPVDVWSVCTPTAAHVETVAAVLDRDPRARLLVEKPVCRSWEAADLAALLAKYDESRLVVMNQYAHAAAPGILKAARKEWAPGHPIDAVRIAFGKDRRADIASGRFVDRDYGVFGYEWLHMLALLGTVLPPGVHDRYLATDPGAHDLGVAHDPELTSVAAHDRTRPQDGPAVELYSTIVGPQAGPGCPVPGWCPRTPPGAESRQRLVRVDAGPVSFSLELDPVGLPGGTPLPRNMHRLTMRRAEGAREWLIHDSPMENALRWALSTLFAPGAHPAPDLRGITRISRLAARARAQEQLPVGAPAPAAPRIPTVEVKPS, from the coding sequence ATGTCCGGTAGGACGCATGTGTGCGTCGTCGGCTACGGCGTCGCGGGACAACTGCACCACCGGCTGCTCAGCGGGCTCGGCGTGCGCGTCTCGGTCGTCGACCCGGCCGCCCACCGCCTCTCGCCCTCCCTGCCCGCCTTCACCCGGATCGAGGACGTGCCGCGCCGGACGCCGGTCGACGTCTGGTCGGTGTGCACGCCCACCGCCGCGCACGTGGAGACGGTCGCCGCCGTCCTGGACCGGGACCCGCGCGCCCGCCTCCTCGTCGAGAAGCCGGTGTGCCGCTCCTGGGAGGCCGCCGACCTGGCCGCGCTGCTCGCCAAGTACGACGAGAGCCGCCTGGTCGTCATGAACCAGTACGCGCACGCCGCCGCGCCCGGCATCCTCAAGGCCGCGCGCAAGGAGTGGGCGCCGGGCCACCCGATCGACGCGGTGCGGATCGCCTTCGGCAAGGACCGGCGCGCGGACATCGCCTCGGGCCGCTTCGTCGACCGCGACTACGGCGTGTTCGGCTACGAGTGGCTGCACATGCTCGCCCTGCTCGGCACGGTCCTGCCGCCCGGCGTGCACGACCGCTACCTGGCGACCGACCCCGGCGCCCACGACCTCGGGGTCGCCCACGACCCGGAGCTGACGAGCGTCGCGGCCCACGACAGGACCCGCCCGCAGGACGGGCCGGCCGTGGAGCTGTACTCGACCATCGTCGGCCCGCAGGCGGGGCCCGGCTGCCCCGTGCCCGGCTGGTGCCCGCGGACGCCCCCGGGTGCCGAGAGCAGGCAGCGCCTCGTACGGGTCGACGCCGGTCCGGTGTCCTTCAGCCTCGAACTGGACCCAGTCGGCCTGCCCGGCGGCACTCCCCTGCCGCGCAACATGCACCGCCTGACCATGCGCCGGGCCGAGGGCGCCCGCGAGTGGCTCATCCACGACTCGCCCATGGAGAACGCCCTGCGCTGGGCCCTGTCCACGCTCTTCGCCCCGGGCGCGCACCCCGCGCCCGACCTGCGTGGCATCACCCGCATCAGCCGGCTCGCGGCCCGAGCGCGCGCCCAGGAACAGCTGCCCGTCGGCGCGCCGGCACCGGCGGCACCCCGAATCCCCACCGTGGAAGTGAAGCCGTCATGA
- a CDS encoding serine hydrolase domain-containing protein: MTGVSDVAGDVAGVGDVMRADAAPRAQGAPAADAPSPLFSARWLRRAADLTAAEPLDEGSAVRLGLCLTDAPAETAERVLVQADLSTGQLRFSSGDWGERPALVLTLSVADAAVFLFGDGVRRVRLFERDGVRLEGVFLFVFFLDRMLQQDRAGVLARLRAVTADLPPAGDPTPHGRRPRPAPGRAATVEREYEEEHEEEARRRAEEILPGTLAVLRAELGRSTPGAQLAVVHRASGTRLSVALGDCRPGVPFTRAALPIWYCCSKSVGAAAVGQLWERGLLDPLAPVSAYLPWFTGDGRESVTLYQLLTHTSAVPMGLDPLHGTMAAPLALRRERLRTMTVPPDARPGTRIAYAPWWAWFLIAEVVRTLDGRDYERYLAEEVLAPCGMDATRVVLSPPEYRELADRLPLIHLAGGGAPIQPTHWYATEASCTRPIPGLNIRGPMSDLALFFEALMDGGQGRAGRVLRPQTVMALTARHRVGLVDAFGNADWGLGFRNESHHLGEICTAFSRHASLRAFGHYGLWTSSAFADPDAGLVVALHLNGKTWQEEHQTRMIAIGDALYRDLGLT, from the coding sequence GTGACCGGTGTCAGTGACGTGGCCGGTGACGTGGCCGGTGTCGGTGACGTGATGCGGGCCGACGCCGCGCCGCGGGCTCAAGGGGCGCCTGCGGCAGACGCGCCGAGCCCGCTCTTCTCCGCGCGGTGGCTCCGACGCGCCGCCGACCTGACGGCCGCCGAACCGCTGGACGAGGGCTCGGCGGTGCGCCTCGGCCTCTGTCTGACGGACGCTCCCGCCGAAACCGCCGAGCGCGTCCTCGTTCAGGCCGATCTGTCCACCGGGCAGCTGCGGTTCAGCAGCGGGGACTGGGGCGAGCGGCCCGCTCTGGTGCTCACGCTGAGCGTCGCGGACGCCGCCGTGTTCCTCTTCGGCGACGGGGTGCGGCGGGTGCGGCTCTTCGAACGGGACGGGGTGCGTCTGGAGGGTGTGTTCCTGTTCGTCTTCTTCCTGGACCGGATGCTCCAGCAGGACCGGGCGGGCGTCCTGGCGCGGCTGCGCGCGGTGACCGCGGACCTGCCCCCGGCCGGGGATCCCACACCGCACGGCCGCCGCCCGCGCCCGGCGCCGGGCCGAGCCGCGACCGTGGAGCGGGAGTACGAGGAGGAGCACGAGGAAGAGGCCCGCCGCCGGGCCGAGGAGATCCTGCCGGGCACCCTGGCCGTCCTGCGCGCGGAGCTCGGCCGCAGCACACCGGGTGCCCAGCTCGCCGTCGTCCACCGCGCGTCGGGCACCCGCCTGTCGGTGGCCCTCGGCGACTGCCGCCCCGGTGTCCCCTTCACCCGCGCCGCCCTGCCCATCTGGTACTGCTGCTCCAAGTCGGTGGGTGCCGCGGCGGTGGGGCAGCTGTGGGAGCGGGGCCTGCTCGATCCGCTGGCGCCCGTCTCCGCGTACCTGCCGTGGTTCACCGGCGACGGCAGGGAGAGCGTCACGCTGTACCAGCTCCTCACCCACACCTCGGCCGTGCCCATGGGCCTCGATCCGCTGCACGGCACCATGGCCGCTCCCCTCGCCCTGCGCCGGGAACGGCTGCGCACGATGACGGTGCCGCCCGACGCCCGGCCGGGCACCCGGATCGCGTACGCGCCGTGGTGGGCGTGGTTCCTGATCGCCGAGGTGGTCCGGACGCTCGACGGGCGCGACTACGAGCGCTACCTCGCCGAGGAGGTCCTCGCACCCTGCGGCATGGACGCCACCCGAGTCGTGCTCAGCCCGCCGGAGTACCGCGAGCTGGCCGACCGGCTGCCGCTCATCCACCTCGCGGGCGGCGGCGCCCCCATCCAGCCCACGCACTGGTACGCCACCGAGGCGTCCTGCACCCGCCCCATCCCGGGCCTCAACATCCGCGGCCCGATGTCCGATCTGGCGCTGTTCTTCGAGGCCTTGATGGACGGCGGACAGGGCCGGGCGGGTCGCGTGCTGCGGCCCCAGACGGTGATGGCGCTCACCGCGCGCCACCGGGTGGGTCTGGTCGACGCCTTCGGCAACGCGGACTGGGGCCTCGGCTTCCGCAACGAGTCCCACCATCTGGGCGAGATCTGCACGGCCTTCAGCCGCCATGCCTCGCTGCGCGCCTTCGGCCACTACGGCCTGTGGACCTCCTCGGCCTTCGCGGACCCCGACGCCGGGCTCGTCGTGGCGCTGCACCTCAACGGCAAGACATGGCAGGAGGAACACCAGACACGCATGATCGCGATCGGTGACGCCCTCTACCGGGACCTGGGCCTGACGTAG